The sequence GTGCACCACGTTCATTCGTTCGCTGACGAAGCAGCCTGCCGTTGTGGGTGCCTGAGCACGAGCGTTGATGCGGAAGGCGCAGGCACGCGTGCATGAAGTGCAGGCATTCGTGCATGAAGTGCGGACACGCGTGCGAGAGGCGCGGACACGCTGGTGTGATCACGCGGCCTTGCGGTGGCTGGTGGGGTGTGTGAGAAAGTACGCGCTGTGATTCGGACCATCCGTCGCTCCCGCCAGCTCCGGCGCTCAGCCGGGTTCGCCATGACTCTCGTCACCGCCCTGCTTCTCACGGCGTGTGGTTCGGGGCCGGACACGGCGAATGCCGCAGCAGTCGTCGGCGACCGCACCATCGCGCTCGACGATGTGCAGACCGAGATCCGGTGGTTGCTCGACAACGCACCGCAGGCTCAGGAGGCTCAGCAGCAGCGCAAGGTCGATCAGATCAGCAGGGAGATCGTGCGCAGCAGGGTCGTGCACGAGCTGCTCGGGGTCGCAGAGCGGCGTGAGGGGCTGCGCATCGACGAGGCACAGGTGGACGCACTCATCGAGGGCAGCGGTGGTCTCGACGCCGCGGCGAGGAGCATCGCCGTCGAACCGTCGAGGGTGCGCACGGTGGCGCGTGACCAGTTACTCCTTGAGGAACTCGGCACGGCGTACCAGAACCGCCTGACGGTTCGCTACGTCGGCGCGATGATCACCGGGTCCGATGCCGGAGCGACGGACTCCGAGGTGGCGCAGGAATTGGGCAGGCGCATCGCGGCCGATCCCGGCGACGTCGAGCGGATCGTGCGGGAGTCCGGGCACCAGTTGATCGAGCAGCGCATGACGCTCTCCGACGC comes from Saccharomonospora xinjiangensis XJ-54 and encodes:
- a CDS encoding SurA N-terminal domain-containing protein, which gives rise to MIRTIRRSRQLRRSAGFAMTLVTALLLTACGSGPDTANAAAVVGDRTIALDDVQTEIRWLLDNAPQAQEAQQQRKVDQISREIVRSRVVHELLGVAERREGLRIDEAQVDALIEGSGGLDAAARSIAVEPSRVRTVARDQLLLEELGTAYQNRLTVRYVGAMITGSDAGATDSEVAQELGRRIAADPGDVERIVRESGHQLIEQRMTLSDALTQDPELAISAVFGAEQGSVVVIQPSQQQVGWLVALIEERTVRQTATEQPAEQQIDPRLLYWVGLRQLQPIADELGVEINPRFGVWDSAAVAPAASEDEVTGYQWESRTVQP